The DNA region CGAGAGCCGGGAGCGAAGTTCCGCATCGACCTCCGCCAGCATCGCCTCGGCTTCGGCCTCGGAGTCGGCTTTGGCGGTGATGCGGATGTCGACCCGGCCAGGGTGGGCTGCCAGGCCGACCGTCGGGTTCGGGCGAGCTTCGAGATCCTGAATCTGGTCATCGATCCAGGATTCGCCGGCGCCTGCGGTGCGGACCAGGCGAGACTTGATCACGCTGGTAGCACCCAGCCTGTGACGGAGGAACGGGAGGACCTCAGACTCCAGCAGGGCCAGCATCTCGCTCGGCACGCCTGGCAGAGCGATGATCACGCTCGAGGCGGTCTCGATCCAGAACGCCGGTGCTGTCCCCACGGGATTCGTGATGGCCACCGCGCCTTCGGGCAGCATGGCCTGGCGGCGATTGTTCTCGGTCGGGGTGCGGCCGTACTGCGAGAACTTGCGCTGGATCTGATCCCACAGTTCCGGATGGAACTCGAGCGGCCTACCGAGGGCCAGGGCGATCCCCGTGCGGGTGGCGTCGTCCACCGTCGGCCCCAGGCCGCCGCTGGTCAGGACCACCTGCGCCCGCCGGCTGGCCTCGGCCACAGCCTGGGCGATCCGGTCGGGGTTGTCACCGACGCTGGTAGTTCGGAACACATCCACGCCAAAGGCGCGCAAGGCGCGCGCCATGGCGGCGGAGTTCGTGTCGACGATGTCGCCGAGGAGAAGCTCGGTTCCAATCGTGATGATTTCTGCAGTGGCGGACATGCTCGGCCAGGATTCTACCCCGGACACGGGCGGTGCGGACGGGATCTGGATGGGACGGCGTCCGCGCCCGCGGGTGAGGGACCCCCGTCAGAGGCCGGGCGGAGGAGGGCAGACAAAGGTCAAGGAGATCTGGCTGCCGAACGGGGGCTGACTAGCCTGGCCTGAAACCGCGTGGCGGACCATGTCATTGGCTCGCAAAACCGCGGCCGAGTCCGTCCGCACGATGCTTGCGATCTGGAGCACACAGCCCCGCGAGCCGATCCGGCTGCCGAACGGGCGCTGACTAGGCCTCGCCCAGATACGCGTGGCGGACCATGTCATTGCCTCGCAAAACCTCGGCCGTGTCCTCCAGCACGATGCTCCCGGTCTGGAGCACATAGCCGCGCGAGGCGATCCGCAGCGCCATATGGGCGTTCTGCTCGACGAGCAGGATGGTCATGCCCTCCTCCCGGTTCAGATGCTGGATGACATCAAAGATCGTCTCCACCAGCACCGGGGCCAAACCCATGGAGGGCTCGTCCATCAGCAGGATGCGCGGCCGGAGCATCAAGCCTCGGGCGGTGGCCAGCATCTGCTGTTCGCCGCCGGAGAGCGTCCCGCCCTTCTGGGCGATGCGCTCCTCGAGGCGGGGGAAGAGCTGGAAGACGTACTCGAGGCGGTCATTGACGGCTGCCCGATCGCGGATGGAGAAGGCCCCCATCTCGAGGTTCTCTAGCACACTCAGGCGGGGGAAGACGCCGCGGCCCTCGGGCACATGCCCGACCCCGGCGGCGACAATGCGGTGCGGCGGCAGACGGGTGATGTCTTCGCCGTCGAGACGGATGTGCCCCACTCGAGCCTGCACCAGGCCCGAGATGCTGCGCAGGGTGGTGCTCTTGCCGGCGCCGTTGGCGCCGATCAGGGTCACGATCTCGCCTTCCTCAACCCGCAGCGAAACCCCGCGCAGGGCGTGGATGTGGCCGTAGTAGGTGTGGATACCGTCCAGCTCAAGCAGGCTCATCTTCGGTGCCTCAGGCCGCGGCCCCTTCCATGGCCGAACGGCCGAGGTAGGCTTCGATCACGCGTGGGTTCCTGCGGATTTCCCCCGGGAGCCCCTCGGCGATCTTCTCGCCGTAGTCCATCACGGTGATGTACTCCGAGATGCCCATTACCACCCGCATGTCGTGCTCGATCAGCAGCAGGGTGATGCCCAGTTCGTCTCGCAGGCGGCGGAAGAGGGCCATCGCGCTTTCCGTTTCCTGGGGATTCATCCCGGCGGTGGGTTCATCCAGCAGGAGCAGCCGCGGTTTCGAGGCCAATGCTCGGCCGATCTCGACTCGGCGCTGCATGCCGTAGGGAAGGTTGCGGGCGAGTTCATCGCCGACTCCGCTCAATCCGACGAAGGCCATCGCCGCGTCGACTTCCACCTGGGCCTGCTTCTCCTCGCGCCGGAAAGAGCGGGTACGCAGCAGCGCCCCCAAGTTGCTCTGGCGCAGACGGGCATGCATCCCGACCAGGATGTTCTCGATAACGGTCATATTGCTGAACAAGCGGATGTTCTGGAACGTGCGGCCGATCCCCATGGCGGCGATTTGGTCTGCACGTTTGCCGGAAATCTTCTTCCCGGCGAAGTAGATCTCCCCGGAGTCGGGCTCGCTGATCGCCGTCAGGGCGTTGAAGAAGGTGGTCTTCCCGGCACCGTTGGGGCCGATGATGCTCACAATCAACCCTTCACCCAGGGAGAAGTCGATATTGTTGACGGCCACCAGACCGCCGAACCGCTTGGTTACGTGGTGGGCTTCCAGCAGGGGCATGCGGCTATTCCTTCGGTGTCCCGTCGGGCAGGGGAACGTCGCTGTCCTTGCGCAGGGTTTCTCGCTTCCGGGCGGCGGCCGGCAACAGGCCGCCGGGACGGTAGATCATCATCAGAACCAGAATCAGACCGAAGATCATCCGCTGGTACTTGGTCGGGTCCAGAACCGAAGCCATGCCGCGCACCGAACTCAGTACCAGCGAGATCCCGGGCAGCACTTGCAGCGTGAGAATCAGAACGACGGCCGCGCCGACGATGACTCCAGGGATACTGCCGATCCCGCCCAGAATCACCATCGAGAGCACCCCGATCGACTGCATGAACGAGAAGGACTCCGGGCTCACGAATGTCCGGTTTGCGGCCACGATGACGCCCATGACGCCGGCAAAGGATGCCCCGATGGCAAAGGCCGTCAGCTTGAAGCGGACCTTCGGCACGCCCATCGAAACCGCGGCCAGTTCGTCGTCTCGCAGGGCGGCCCATGCCCGGCCGGTGCGTGAGTCATTCAAACGCAGAGTCACGACGACAATGAAGGCCACGACCGCAAGCGCCAGCCCATAGAAGAATAGGTTGTAGAAATCCGACAGCGAAATCGGGTGGCCGACCAGCGGGCTGTAGACGACATTCAGCGCGGCCATCAAGCCCGCGGGCAAGATCGGACGCTGGATCGGTGAGATCCCTTGGGGTCCATTCGTCAGGTTCAGCGGCTTGTCCAGGTTGTTGGCGAGCACGCGAATTACTTCGCCGAAGCCGAGGGTGACAATGGCCAGGTAGTCGCCTCGCAGGCGAAGCACCGGCAGGCCGAGCAACAGCCCGGTCAGGGCGGCGGCGCCGATGCCCAGGATGATAAACACATAGAAGGCATTGGCTGGGAGGAAGAAGGGCGTGTTCGGCGGCGCCGTGCCCGGGATCTCGTGCAGCAGAAAGGGCTGCTGCGAACCGAAGAAGGCCCAGGCGTAGGCTCCGATGGCATAGAATGCCACATACCCGAGATCCAGCAGTCCGGCGAACCCAACGACGATATTGAGCCCGAGCGCCAGGGCAGCGAACACGCTGATCTGAAAGGCGAGCTCAAGGTAGAAGATGTTGCGCAGCCCGAGGATCGGCATTATGACGAGCAGCAGGACGGCGAACAGGATGATCTTGAAGCGTCGCCCAGTCGCCAGGAAATATGACATCACACTGGCGGCCAGCAGCAGCCAGAATGCAACCAGCGAGCGGGGAGCCAGGTAGACCAGGGCGGAGGCGAGCAGCACCCCAATCGTCGAGGCCAGATAGGGTCGTCGCCCGGTGTTGAGCCAGGCGATGGCGCGCCGGCGAAACCGCTTGAGTCCGCGCTCCTCGTCGGCGAGTTCCACATCCGATGGGGTCGAGATCACTTGGCTCAAGGCTGCTGCTCCATCGGGTCAGGCCTTCTGGCTGACCTGCTCGCCCAGCAGGCCATGCGGCCGGATGATCAGGACGAGGATCAGGATGGCGAACGCCATGATGTCTTTATACTCGGCGCCAAAGGCGCCGGCGGTGAAGGCCGAGAGATAGGCGCCGGCGGCGGTTTCCAACATTCCCAGCACGATGCCGCCGAGAAGAGCACCCACTAGGTTCCCGATTCCGCCCAAGACAGCCGCGGTGAAGGCTTTCAGGCCCGGGAAAAAGCCCATGAACGGATCGATGCGGGTGAATTTCAGGGCGAACAGCACCCCGGCGGCGCCACCGAGTGCGCCGCCGATCAGGAAGGTGATGGCGATAATCCGGTTGACGTCGATGCCCATCAGGCTGGCTGTCGGCCGGTCTTGGGCGACGGCACGGATGGCCTTGCCGATCTTGCTCAGGTTGACGAACGAGCTCAGGCCGACCATCATCGTCACGGCCGCCAGAATGACGACCAGCGACTTGACCTGGATTACCAGGTTGACCGGAAACCCGAGGGCGTTGAAGTGAGCCAGTTCGATGATCTGGTCGAAGTTGCCGAAGGTCGGGAACACCCGGTAGAACTGGCCGGTGGTGACACTTTCAATGAGGCGGATGGCGTCGACCAGGAAGAAGGACACACCGATGGCGCTGATGAGGGGCACCAGCCGCGGCGCGCCGCGCAGCGGGCGGTAGGCAACCCGCTCCACAGTGACGGCTGCCAGTCCGGCAATGATCATGCCACCCAGGATTGCCATTCCGAGGAACAGGTAGGACTGTCCGATGCTGGCGCCGGCAAGCCGGTTGCCGTTGTCGAGGGCGATCAGGAACTCGACGCCGATGAAGGCGCCGATGGCGAAAATCTCACTATGGGCGAAGTTGATGAACTCCAACACGCCGTAGACCATGGAGTAGCCCAGGGCGATGGCGGCATACACGAAGCCGATCGTTATGCCGTCGACCAGCACCTGCGGAAGGTTGGAGATGGTAAAGCCGAGCAGCCCCTGGCCCATGTGC from Anaerolineales bacterium includes:
- a CDS encoding CinA family nicotinamide mononucleotide deamidase-related protein — its product is MSATAEIITIGTELLLGDIVDTNSAAMARALRAFGVDVFRTTSVGDNPDRIAQAVAEASRRAQVVLTSGGLGPTVDDATRTGIALALGRPLEFHPELWDQIQRKFSQYGRTPTENNRRQAMLPEGAVAITNPVGTAPAFWIETASSVIIALPGVPSEMLALLESEVLPFLRHRLGATSVIKSRLVRTAGAGESWIDDQIQDLEARPNPTVGLAAHPGRVDIRITAKADSEAEAEAMLAEVDAELRSRLSAAIYGYDQDRLAEVVARQLQRRGWRLCAVEAGGGGRLASQLAECGGAVVEILVQPSSLPAEALATAMADLQARTGADVCLGLSLRPAQDRQQAVLRLATPESSELEEPTYGGPPSSAPAWAASLLLDSLRRRLA
- a CDS encoding ABC transporter ATP-binding protein, with the protein product MPLLEAHHVTKRFGGLVAVNNIDFSLGEGLIVSIIGPNGAGKTTFFNALTAISEPDSGEIYFAGKKISGKRADQIAAMGIGRTFQNIRLFSNMTVIENILVGMHARLRQSNLGALLRTRSFRREEKQAQVEVDAAMAFVGLSGVGDELARNLPYGMQRRVEIGRALASKPRLLLLDEPTAGMNPQETESAMALFRRLRDELGITLLLIEHDMRVVMGISEYITVMDYGEKIAEGLPGEIRRNPRVIEAYLGRSAMEGAAA
- a CDS encoding ABC transporter ATP-binding protein, whose protein sequence is MSLLELDGIHTYYGHIHALRGVSLRVEEGEIVTLIGANGAGKSTTLRSISGLVQARVGHIRLDGEDITRLPPHRIVAAGVGHVPEGRGVFPRLSVLENLEMGAFSIRDRAAVNDRLEYVFQLFPRLEERIAQKGGTLSGGEQQMLATARGLMLRPRILLMDEPSMGLAPVLVETIFDVIQHLNREEGMTILLVEQNAHMALRIASRGYVLQTGSIVLEDTAEVLRGNDMVRHAYLGEA
- a CDS encoding branched-chain amino acid ABC transporter permease — encoded protein: MRRRSRSPVAVEILRPFGQLFAFILITAVSLSSFLISLAFVMRGSNADQVLMEHMGQGLLGFTISNLPQVLVDGITIGFVYAAIALGYSMVYGVLEFINFAHSEIFAIGAFIGVEFLIALDNGNRLAGASIGQSYLFLGMAILGGMIIAGLAAVTVERVAYRPLRGAPRLVPLISAIGVSFFLVDAIRLIESVTTGQFYRVFPTFGNFDQIIELAHFNALGFPVNLVIQVKSLVVILAAVTMMVGLSSFVNLSKIGKAIRAVAQDRPTASLMGIDVNRIIAITFLIGGALGGAAGVLFALKFTRIDPFMGFFPGLKAFTAAVLGGIGNLVGALLGGIVLGMLETAAGAYLSAFTAGAFGAEYKDIMAFAILILVLIIRPHGLLGEQVSQKA